From the Trichocoleus sp. genome, one window contains:
- the uvsE gene encoding UV DNA damage repair endonuclease UvsE, with product MDSESNHQCPILGLVCITASNEVRFKTTTRKRLLQLPIPEQERVLRQLYAENLRRLGIAIEFCDQENIRLYRMISGLFPFADDTIGEAILSEFAAELQAIGQRAKTLEIRLVFHPDQFVVLNSDRPEVIENSIKILNTHARIMDLLELPRSPWALMNIHGGKGGRAERLIQVIRDLPEAVRSRLTLENDEYTYRAVDLVEICKAAGIPLVFDAHHHIIHEHLDTYEDSSVLEMLEAARTTWAVPDWQLVHISNGNRSFNDSHHSDYITIMPSSYRQVGWIEVEAKLKEQAIKKLREEWLYGAPDAMVYLSPAEQSTDTELLPVREQEIAQFSGLKAK from the coding sequence ATGGATAGCGAATCAAATCATCAATGCCCGATTCTGGGCTTAGTTTGTATTACGGCATCCAACGAGGTGCGCTTTAAAACGACGACAAGGAAGCGCCTGTTACAGCTTCCAATACCTGAACAGGAGCGAGTTCTGCGTCAGCTCTATGCCGAAAATTTGCGCCGCTTGGGGATTGCGATCGAGTTTTGCGATCAGGAGAATATTAGACTCTATCGGATGATCTCGGGGCTGTTTCCCTTTGCAGATGACACGATCGGGGAAGCTATCTTGTCCGAGTTTGCGGCTGAGCTGCAAGCAATTGGACAGCGAGCAAAAACACTGGAAATTCGGCTCGTGTTCCATCCTGATCAGTTTGTTGTGCTGAATTCGGATCGCCCTGAAGTAATTGAAAATAGCATCAAAATTCTCAATACTCACGCGAGAATCATGGATCTTTTAGAGCTACCGCGTTCTCCCTGGGCGTTGATGAATATTCATGGGGGGAAAGGAGGACGGGCAGAGCGGTTAATTCAGGTGATTCGAGATCTACCGGAGGCAGTTCGATCGCGCCTTACATTGGAAAACGATGAATACACTTATCGGGCAGTTGATCTCGTTGAAATCTGCAAAGCAGCCGGAATTCCACTCGTTTTTGATGCGCACCACCACATCATTCATGAGCACCTTGATACTTATGAAGACTCTAGTGTTCTAGAAATGCTCGAAGCGGCTCGCACAACCTGGGCAGTTCCCGATTGGCAACTCGTCCATATTTCAAACGGCAATCGATCTTTTAATGACTCTCATCACAGTGATTACATTACGATTATGCCCAGTTCTTACCGTCAGGTCGGCTGGATTGAAGTTGAAGCGAAGTTGAAGGAGCAGGCGATCAAGAAACTGCGCGAGGAGTGGTTATATGGCGCGCCTGATGCAATGGTCTACCTTTCACCAGCAGAGCAATCAACTGACACAGAACTGTTGCCAGTGAGAGAACAGGAAATTGCTCAGTTCAGTGGCTTAAAGGCAAAATAA
- a CDS encoding SDR family oxidoreductase — protein sequence MTTIQLKPIDQQVVVVTGASSGIGRATALLFAKRGAKVVASARSQEGLDSLIQEIQQFGGDAVSVIADVADFGQVQSIAEKAVQHYGRLDTWAHVAATGLFSKFEDIKPEEFKRVIEVNLLGQVYGAMVALPHLRREGRGAFIAVTSVEARRSLPLQSPYSASKHGVEGFIDSLRVELRREGVPISITNILPSTINTPFYNKGKTKLGVKPTGVPPYYEPELVAESIVFAAENPRRDLIVGDAGRVLDLLQRISPALADTVLQLVAVDGQHTTVKKNEDDPNNLYEPISSPGYDRTEGDFGHLVIPSFAELLDFHPAVKWGAIAGISALALLATQFLMDRETI from the coding sequence ATGACTACCATCCAACTCAAGCCGATCGACCAACAAGTTGTTGTGGTTACAGGAGCCTCTAGCGGCATTGGGCGAGCAACTGCCCTTCTATTTGCTAAACGGGGTGCGAAAGTAGTTGCCTCTGCCCGGAGTCAAGAGGGTTTGGACTCTCTGATTCAAGAAATCCAGCAGTTTGGCGGTGATGCAGTCTCTGTGATCGCTGATGTTGCCGATTTTGGGCAAGTCCAATCGATCGCAGAAAAAGCAGTTCAGCACTACGGCAGGCTCGACACTTGGGCGCATGTTGCAGCAACCGGACTATTCAGCAAGTTCGAGGACATTAAGCCTGAAGAGTTCAAGCGAGTTATTGAAGTGAACCTTTTGGGGCAGGTCTATGGAGCAATGGTTGCGCTACCGCATCTCCGCCGGGAAGGACGGGGAGCCTTTATTGCTGTGACTTCCGTGGAAGCAAGACGTTCACTGCCTCTACAAAGCCCCTACTCTGCCTCTAAACATGGCGTTGAAGGCTTTATCGATTCGCTACGAGTGGAATTACGACGCGAAGGCGTTCCCATTAGCATCACCAATATTTTACCTTCAACTATCAACACCCCTTTTTACAACAAAGGTAAAACCAAGCTTGGCGTGAAGCCGACAGGCGTTCCTCCTTACTATGAGCCAGAGCTTGTGGCTGAATCGATCGTTTTTGCGGCAGAAAATCCCAGACGTGACTTAATTGTGGGCGATGCTGGACGAGTCCTTGATCTGTTGCAGCGAATTTCACCCGCATTAGCAGACACCGTTCTCCAACTGGTTGCGGTTGATGGGCAGCACACCACGGTGAAGAAAAACGAGGATGACCCGAATAACCTTTATGAGCCAATTTCAAGCCCAGGGTATGACCGCACTGAAGGCGACTTTGGTCATCTGGTTATTCCTAGCTTTGCAGAATTGCTTGATTTTCATCCAGCGGTGAAGTGGGGAGCAATTGCTGGGATTAGTGCGCTGGCGCTACTAGCAACGCAGTTTTTGATGGATAGAGAAACGATTTAA
- a CDS encoding cupin domain-containing protein produces the protein MVDTTVKKIDAKHSPKGEMGQKYLASGKQVSMRLWENESPAEPKQATQRDYETVGYVIEGRAELHLEGQMVLLEPGNSWVVPQGASHTYKILEPFTAVEATCPPAQVHGRDA, from the coding sequence ATGGTTGACACAACCGTTAAGAAAATTGATGCAAAGCATTCACCAAAAGGTGAAATGGGACAAAAATATCTTGCTTCTGGCAAACAGGTTTCAATGCGGTTATGGGAAAATGAATCCCCTGCTGAACCGAAACAAGCGACCCAGCGAGACTATGAGACTGTTGGCTATGTCATTGAAGGTCGAGCTGAACTCCATTTAGAGGGGCAAATGGTTTTGCTAGAGCCTGGAAATTCTTGGGTTGTCCCACAGGGAGCCAGCCACACTTACAAAATCCTGGAGCCTTTCACCGCAGTTGAGGCAACTTGTCCGCCTGCTCAGGTTCATGGTAGAGATGCATAG
- a CDS encoding Dps family protein — MPKINIGLTDEQRQGVIELLNHDLADAYLLIIKTKKYHWDVVGPQFRSLHQMWEEQYQILSDNIDSIAERVRALGGYPLGTAEGFLKYSSIKEHSGNVPTATGMVSNLVEDHEQIVRNLRGHVDQCGDDFHDQGTADFLTGIMEQHEEMAWMLRSFIEGQALQSDGAVEGQDRMKTAVGV; from the coding sequence ATGCCTAAAATTAATATTGGTCTTACAGACGAACAACGCCAAGGTGTCATCGAACTTCTCAACCATGACTTAGCTGATGCCTACCTGCTCATCATCAAAACGAAGAAATATCACTGGGATGTAGTAGGACCTCAGTTCCGTTCTTTGCACCAAATGTGGGAAGAGCAATATCAAATACTGAGTGATAACATAGATAGCATTGCAGAGAGAGTCCGTGCTTTAGGCGGTTATCCCCTTGGGACAGCTGAAGGATTCCTGAAGTATTCTTCCATCAAAGAGCATTCAGGCAATGTTCCCACTGCAACTGGAATGGTTTCCAATTTGGTTGAAGACCATGAGCAAATCGTCCGCAATCTGCGGGGACATGTTGATCAGTGCGGTGACGATTTTCATGATCAAGGAACAGCTGATTTCCTGACCGGAATCATGGAACAGCACGAAGAAATGGCATGGATGCTGCGTTCTTTCATTGAAGGACAAGCACTTCAGTCTGATGGAGCCGTTGAGGGACAAGATCGGATGAAAACAGCAGTAGGTGTATAA
- a CDS encoding DUF2267 domain-containing protein — translation MPISIRDDLVYVLLKKIDESDQGPGPDAVNFTETDFVGMEVTPVDFLGHLDFLNQEQYINAEFEGNAYANQEDVPDVVSPKEVDFRIANTFGSSDGPLPHLIKFSKAELTEKGRKMLEEMEAKPPKAIEKGPAVPILDKDKPFLQKVMVKGNLSEPFDARDITEVVFRVMRDLMTTAESDRIASELHEEVLPTDDKALRMEISDLWKDTNPIVGFLSRIRPPLRGPGWSGIDDSRFIFRVDNEAGIPPNTDAETVIKAVFSATKDELSPERVQEITELMPGRVRQLWEEA, via the coding sequence ATGCCTATCAGCATCAGAGACGATTTAGTTTACGTTCTTTTGAAAAAGATTGATGAAAGTGATCAGGGTCCAGGTCCCGATGCAGTGAATTTCACTGAAACCGATTTTGTCGGTATGGAAGTAACCCCTGTTGACTTTCTGGGTCATTTGGATTTCCTGAACCAGGAACAATATATCAATGCCGAATTTGAGGGAAATGCTTATGCCAATCAGGAGGATGTGCCTGATGTTGTAAGCCCCAAGGAAGTCGATTTCCGAATTGCAAACACCTTTGGTTCTTCAGATGGTCCTCTTCCTCATCTCATTAAGTTCAGCAAAGCAGAGCTAACTGAGAAAGGTCGCAAAATGCTGGAGGAAATGGAGGCAAAACCACCAAAGGCAATTGAGAAAGGTCCTGCTGTGCCAATTTTGGACAAGGACAAGCCATTTTTGCAAAAGGTGATGGTCAAAGGCAACTTATCTGAGCCTTTTGACGCAAGAGACATTACAGAAGTCGTCTTCCGAGTCATGCGTGACCTGATGACAACAGCAGAGTCTGATCGCATTGCCTCTGAGCTGCATGAAGAAGTGCTGCCTACAGATGATAAAGCGCTCAGAATGGAGATCAGCGATTTGTGGAAGGACACAAACCCGATCGTTGGCTTTTTGAGCCGCATTCGTCCACCGCTTCGAGGTCCAGGTTGGTCGGGAATTGATGATAGTCGCTTTATTTTCCGGGTTGATAATGAAGCTGGAATTCCGCCTAATACGGATGCTGAGACAGTGATCAAAGCCGTATTTTCTGCTACCAAAGATGAACTTTCTCCAGAGCGGGTTCAAGAGATTACTGAACTCATGCCAGGCCGAGTCCGTCAACTTTGGGAAGAAGCATAA
- a CDS encoding vitamin K epoxide reductase family protein: MTPEQLSNELRNGESADLTRRRWIIGLSMVGSTMAQIVSMYQTGIIKELPDPPLPIFDSERVDASNYAYSRLETPDGFMMLANYAITGWLAGAGGKDRARENPILPIAMAGKIFVDTIASLELAREEWSENKAFCAYCQVATLCSALSLLLALPEAITATQHLLHRSDK; this comes from the coding sequence ATGACCCCAGAGCAACTTAGCAACGAATTACGGAACGGTGAAAGCGCTGACCTGACTCGTCGCCGCTGGATTATTGGATTATCAATGGTTGGCTCTACGATGGCACAAATTGTTTCCATGTATCAAACAGGAATCATCAAAGAACTGCCTGATCCACCGCTGCCAATTTTTGATTCCGAGCGCGTTGATGCCTCGAATTATGCTTATAGCCGTCTTGAGACTCCAGATGGCTTTATGATGTTAGCGAACTATGCCATTACAGGTTGGCTCGCTGGTGCTGGCGGCAAGGACAGAGCGCGTGAAAATCCAATTTTGCCGATCGCTATGGCTGGCAAAATCTTTGTTGATACGATCGCTTCTTTAGAGTTAGCCCGCGAGGAATGGAGCGAGAATAAAGCATTCTGTGCCTACTGCCAGGTTGCCACGCTCTGCTCGGCTTTGTCGCTCTTACTCGCGCTGCCTGAAGCAATCACTGCGACACAACATCTGCTTCATCGGAGTGATAAATAG
- a CDS encoding DUF2993 domain-containing protein gives MFGQSDLGEQAISKVAEVGIASQLDEVENLDVEIHTNPLDLIQGKLESVKISGEGMVMKQDLRMESLEVSTGSIAINPGSVIFGKIDLVQPTDAAAKITLTENDINRALNSDFLAEKLQNLEMQVNGNPIIVDIQKAEMHLPGENKLTLQADVLQKDTNETKHFAVTATPEVQASGQRIGLNILSTESDLSPELTTALCNKIMELLDLKNFDMPGMSLQLQQLEAQEGELKLSSNTTIEQFPSA, from the coding sequence ATGTTTGGACAGTCCGACCTAGGCGAGCAAGCCATCAGCAAAGTTGCAGAAGTGGGTATTGCGAGCCAGCTAGACGAAGTTGAAAATTTAGACGTTGAGATCCATACCAATCCCCTTGATTTAATTCAGGGCAAATTAGAATCAGTCAAAATTTCTGGTGAAGGGATGGTGATGAAACAAGACCTCCGCATGGAATCCCTGGAGGTCAGCACCGGATCGATCGCCATTAATCCAGGGAGCGTTATTTTCGGTAAGATTGATCTGGTTCAACCTACTGATGCGGCAGCAAAAATTACCCTGACAGAAAACGATATAAACCGCGCACTAAATTCTGATTTCTTGGCAGAGAAGCTACAGAACCTGGAAATGCAGGTTAATGGAAATCCCATTATCGTTGATATTCAAAAAGCAGAGATGCACCTGCCTGGTGAAAATAAGCTGACATTGCAGGCGGATGTCTTACAAAAAGACACGAACGAAACAAAGCATTTTGCTGTCACTGCAACTCCGGAAGTGCAAGCAAGCGGACAACGAATCGGATTAAATATCTTATCGACTGAAAGCGATCTTTCTCCTGAGTTGACGACTGCTTTGTGCAACAAAATCATGGAACTCCTTGACCTGAAAAACTTTGATATGCCAGGGATGTCGCTGCAACTCCAGCAGTTAGAAGCGCAAGAAGGGGAACTTAAGCTGTCATCAAACACTACGATCGAACAGTTTCCCTCTGCATAG
- a CDS encoding sulfotransferase domain-containing protein, with the protein MFRSASTLQFQITSRIVKDQGLGQQIGWIDAKRFAEVRKECESNSGFKVIKVHLCTNEIAEAFHNNEAIGIYTFRDLRDVYASYMSQRMKPFHYLWNEGLLDTCLESHRWWTSLPHILVSHYEDLVADLPGEVQRIANHLGVTLNGETCEQIASDYSIEHQQKRIHQFKQTLLKTERNPDDHREIVDYHDENSLLHVNHIHSAKTGRWQEELTDTEAATIVNYVKDWCALNQYPAAYFLSDEKENTVATAILPI; encoded by the coding sequence ATGTTTCGTTCTGCTTCAACCTTACAGTTTCAAATCACCAGCCGAATTGTGAAAGACCAAGGACTAGGACAGCAAATTGGCTGGATCGATGCAAAGCGATTTGCTGAAGTCAGAAAAGAATGTGAATCAAATAGCGGATTTAAGGTAATTAAAGTTCATCTCTGTACGAATGAGATTGCAGAAGCGTTCCACAATAATGAAGCGATCGGAATTTATACTTTTAGAGATCTCAGGGATGTTTATGCTTCTTATATGAGCCAGCGGATGAAGCCGTTTCACTATCTCTGGAATGAAGGATTGCTTGATACTTGCCTGGAGAGCCATCGCTGGTGGACAAGCCTGCCTCATATTTTAGTTTCTCACTATGAAGACCTCGTAGCAGACTTGCCGGGAGAAGTGCAGCGAATTGCCAACCATTTAGGGGTAACGCTTAATGGCGAAACTTGCGAGCAGATCGCCTCAGATTATTCGATCGAACATCAACAAAAACGAATTCATCAGTTTAAGCAGACGCTCCTAAAAACTGAAAGAAATCCTGACGATCATCGCGAAATTGTTGACTACCATGATGAAAACAGCCTGCTGCATGTGAATCATATTCATTCTGCTAAAACGGGTAGATGGCAAGAAGAATTAACGGACACAGAAGCAGCGACGATCGTGAACTATGTTAAAGACTGGTGTGCACTGAACCAGTACCCTGCTGCTTATTTTCTCAGCGATGAAAAAGAGAATACTGTTGCAACGGCTATTCTACCTATCTAG
- a CDS encoding MgtC/SapB family protein, with translation MLGLSTTNAFAPLELQELLFRLLTALVVGAIVGIERERHRKAAGLRTYILVSVGTAFLVLVPIQAGMAQQSVEAISRVLQGIITGIGFLGGGVILHNNSTNQDTLVRLRPHGLTSAAAVWLCCGLGIATGFGLWLLALIGALLAWFILDVLKKVEHTHNSSSQL, from the coding sequence ATGCTGGGGTTATCCACTACAAATGCCTTTGCACCATTAGAACTGCAAGAATTATTATTCCGCTTATTAACGGCTTTAGTAGTTGGGGCGATCGTTGGCATTGAGCGGGAAAGACATCGCAAAGCAGCAGGGCTGAGAACTTATATTCTTGTTTCTGTTGGTACTGCATTTCTTGTGTTAGTTCCCATTCAAGCGGGGATGGCACAGCAAAGTGTAGAAGCAATTAGCCGTGTCCTACAAGGCATTATTACAGGAATCGGCTTTTTGGGCGGCGGCGTCATTTTACACAACAACAGCACCAATCAAGATACTTTAGTTCGGCTTCGTCCTCACGGGTTAACAAGCGCTGCGGCAGTCTGGCTCTGCTGCGGATTGGGCATTGCGACAGGTTTTGGGCTTTGGCTCCTCGCCCTGATTGGAGCACTGCTTGCCTGGTTCATTCTGGATGTTTTGAAGAAGGTAGAGCACACTCACAATTCCTCATCGCAACTATAG
- a CDS encoding DUF2231 domain-containing protein, with product MTQTPNVPPVIESHESEYRDSGITSTVAIAGHPLHPLLITFPIGLLVPVFATDIGYLLTSDPFWARASLWLLGAGFASGIVAAVTGMMDFLRIDRVRKRRAGWVHLIGNIAVLGLTLVNWLIRLGGNTTDAIMPIGLILSTIVAGLLAVTGWYGAELIYRHKVAVIGYTSRHE from the coding sequence ATGACCCAAACTCCGAATGTTCCCCCCGTTATCGAAAGTCATGAGAGCGAATATCGTGACAGTGGGATTACTAGCACCGTTGCGATCGCCGGACACCCCCTCCACCCGCTACTAATCACGTTTCCAATTGGCTTACTTGTACCTGTCTTTGCAACCGATATTGGTTATCTGCTAACCAGCGATCCGTTCTGGGCAAGGGCATCTTTGTGGCTGCTTGGTGCTGGGTTTGCCAGTGGAATTGTTGCTGCCGTGACAGGCATGATGGATTTTCTGCGGATCGATCGGGTACGCAAGCGTCGGGCAGGCTGGGTACATCTGATTGGTAACATTGCAGTTCTGGGCTTAACGCTCGTCAATTGGCTCATTCGCTTGGGTGGTAATACTACAGATGCAATTATGCCGATTGGCTTGATCCTCTCAACCATTGTTGCCGGGCTATTAGCGGTGACAGGCTGGTACGGTGCAGAGCTAATTTATCGTCACAAGGTTGCTGTAATTGGCTACACGAGTCGCCACGAGTAA
- a CDS encoding YihY/virulence factor BrkB family protein, with protein MKIKVAWRLIKETAAEWQADKVSLWAAALAYYTTFSLAPLLVIAIAIAGAIFGEEAAQGEIVGQIRGLVGQQGAEAIQAMLQNANRPGSGGVVATVISVITLLLGASGVFGQLQEALNAIWHVKPKPGTGVKNFVQDRFLSFAMVLVIGFLLLVSLILSTTFAAVATGVGSILPHWAVLGQVLNFVISFGGITVLFALIYKVLPDVKVPWRYLWVGSIVTALFFNIGKFLIGLYIGSSSIASSYGAAASLAVVLVWVFYSAQILLTGAEFIKVYSRQKTGRVRPSSNAMLADR; from the coding sequence ATGAAGATCAAGGTAGCGTGGCGACTAATTAAAGAGACAGCAGCAGAATGGCAGGCGGATAAAGTGTCACTCTGGGCAGCTGCTCTTGCTTACTATACAACTTTTTCATTAGCGCCTCTCTTGGTCATTGCGATCGCAATTGCGGGAGCTATTTTTGGTGAAGAGGCAGCTCAAGGCGAGATTGTTGGACAAATTCGCGGCTTGGTTGGGCAGCAAGGAGCAGAGGCAATTCAGGCAATGCTACAGAATGCAAATCGTCCTGGCTCAGGTGGGGTTGTTGCCACAGTAATTAGTGTCATTACATTGTTGCTGGGAGCCTCTGGGGTATTTGGACAACTTCAAGAGGCATTGAATGCGATCTGGCATGTTAAACCTAAGCCTGGAACAGGTGTAAAAAACTTTGTTCAAGATCGATTCTTATCTTTTGCAATGGTGCTTGTCATTGGGTTTCTCTTGTTGGTTTCCCTTATTCTCAGTACTACTTTTGCAGCAGTTGCTACAGGAGTAGGAAGTATCTTGCCTCATTGGGCAGTGTTGGGACAAGTTCTAAACTTTGTCATATCTTTTGGCGGCATTACTGTTTTGTTTGCCCTGATTTACAAAGTGCTACCTGATGTGAAAGTTCCCTGGCGGTATCTCTGGGTTGGCTCTATTGTTACTGCACTTTTTTTCAATATCGGCAAATTTCTGATCGGTTTATATATTGGCAGTAGCAGTATTGCTTCTTCTTATGGCGCTGCCGCTTCTCTTGCAGTTGTTTTAGTTTGGGTTTTTTATTCTGCTCAAATTTTGTTGACGGGTGCAGAGTTCATCAAAGTTTATAGCAGGCAGAAAACAGGACGAGTACGTCCCTCTTCCAACGCAATGTTGGCCGATCGATAA
- a CDS encoding DUF6658 family protein, translated as MKQIVSWLKQLQIAKILVICIAGFSLLLTTACNPGNIQGARPNNPPVQMGGNNNPYDAGGDGYNNYKMSADPKVSGSHGGSYSKKEANLRSSLNNLGQLVADSHGIKSNAAEDLLYPGESATTSGHPDIGPVGNEYEKKLVRNTQKAPSDRQRVIQRSDPDQKILEKIGDQFEEASEFIQDSFEGQAK; from the coding sequence GTGAAACAGATTGTTTCATGGCTTAAACAGCTACAAATCGCCAAAATCCTTGTCATCTGTATTGCAGGATTCAGCCTGCTACTTACGACAGCTTGTAACCCTGGAAATATTCAGGGTGCTCGTCCCAATAATCCACCTGTACAAATGGGCGGCAACAACAATCCCTATGATGCAGGTGGCGATGGCTACAACAATTACAAAATGTCTGCTGATCCAAAAGTTAGCGGCTCGCATGGCGGTTCTTATTCCAAGAAAGAAGCGAACCTACGCTCTTCTCTTAACAACTTAGGACAGCTTGTAGCAGACAGTCACGGCATTAAGAGCAACGCGGCTGAAGATCTGCTCTATCCCGGCGAGAGCGCTACAACAAGCGGTCATCCTGATATTGGACCTGTTGGAAATGAATATGAGAAGAAGTTAGTTCGGAATACCCAAAAGGCTCCATCTGACCGTCAACGTGTGATCCAGCGTTCTGATCCGGATCAAAAGATTCTGGAAAAGATTGGCGACCAATTTGAAGAAGCATCTGAATTTATTCAGGACTCTTTTGAAGGTCAAGCGAAGTAA
- a CDS encoding TIGR03885 family FMN-dependent LLM class oxidoreductase, whose amino-acid sequence MVKIGCQASHEQFKPSQLLHFAQMAEQAGFTRILSSDHFHPWSERQGESGFAWSWLGAAMQATPNLSYRIVNAPGQRYHPAIIAQAAATLAEMFPDRFWLTVGSGQALNEHITGEKWLCKSDRNARLKECVDIIRALWHGETVTHRGFVTVEEAKLYTRPEIAPLIIGAAVTAKTAGWLATWADGLITVSQPIDKLRAVVDAFRSNGGADKPMILKVQLSYFRDETIARQQAHEQWRNNIFDNVLLTEIKTPEQFDVAGQFVQPHELDPFVHISANPQQHVEWLQQYVELGFDEIILHNVNLEQERFIEDFGEQVLPAFKQTITPQQQTVTLR is encoded by the coding sequence ATGGTAAAAATTGGCTGTCAAGCGTCCCACGAGCAATTCAAGCCGAGCCAGCTCCTTCACTTTGCCCAAATGGCAGAGCAGGCAGGATTTACTCGCATCCTTTCTTCAGATCATTTCCACCCCTGGAGTGAGCGTCAGGGAGAGAGTGGGTTTGCCTGGTCTTGGCTGGGTGCAGCAATGCAGGCGACTCCAAATTTGTCTTACCGGATCGTCAATGCTCCTGGGCAGCGGTATCATCCTGCAATTATCGCTCAAGCGGCTGCAACACTGGCTGAAATGTTCCCCGATCGCTTCTGGCTAACCGTTGGCAGTGGTCAGGCATTGAATGAACATATCACGGGTGAAAAGTGGCTTTGCAAGAGCGATCGCAATGCGCGGTTAAAAGAATGTGTGGATATCATCCGAGCACTCTGGCACGGCGAAACAGTGACGCATCGAGGGTTTGTCACAGTAGAAGAAGCAAAACTCTACACTCGCCCAGAAATTGCACCATTGATTATTGGGGCAGCCGTTACCGCAAAAACAGCAGGATGGTTGGCAACCTGGGCAGATGGGCTGATTACAGTTTCCCAGCCGATCGACAAGCTTAGGGCAGTAGTCGATGCGTTTCGCAGTAATGGGGGTGCGGATAAACCGATGATCCTCAAAGTCCAGCTTTCTTATTTCCGTGATGAAACGATCGCCCGACAGCAGGCGCATGAGCAATGGCGAAATAACATCTTTGATAATGTTTTGTTAACAGAGATTAAAACGCCAGAGCAATTTGACGTCGCAGGACAATTTGTTCAGCCGCATGAGTTAGACCCGTTTGTGCATATTTCAGCCAATCCTCAGCAGCATGTTGAATGGTTACAGCAATACGTTGAGTTAGGGTTCGATGAAATCATTTTACATAACGTTAATCTGGAGCAAGAACGATTCATCGAAGACTTTGGTGAACAAGTTTTGCCTGCTTTCAAACAAACCATCACCCCTCAACAACAGACAGTAACTTTGCGCTAA
- a CDS encoding DUF2243 domain-containing protein: protein MDEQTQVKSHNQSNADQKQRNSKPLIIAGVVLGLGQGGFFDGIVFHQLLQWHHMFSSVETDMTVAGLELNTLGDGLFHLLDWLFTLTGIFLLWRAGTQSSYWSGRTLLGSILAGAGLFNLVEGIIDHQWLGIHHLRSGEAQLLWDLGFLGAGLLLVLIGYQLIRAGEVSSL from the coding sequence ATGGATGAACAGACTCAGGTGAAAAGCCACAATCAAAGTAACGCAGACCAGAAGCAGCGAAATTCAAAACCGCTGATAATTGCGGGAGTTGTGCTGGGATTAGGTCAAGGTGGTTTTTTTGATGGAATTGTATTTCATCAACTACTGCAATGGCATCATATGTTTTCAAGCGTTGAAACAGATATGACCGTTGCAGGACTGGAACTGAATACCCTAGGTGACGGCTTATTTCATCTACTCGACTGGCTCTTTACCCTGACTGGAATCTTCTTGTTATGGCGGGCAGGAACACAATCTTCTTATTGGTCAGGGCGAACATTGCTAGGTTCGATTCTCGCTGGAGCAGGTTTATTCAACCTTGTCGAGGGCATCATTGACCATCAGTGGTTGGGAATCCATCACTTGCGATCGGGGGAGGCGCAGTTGCTTTGGGATTTAGGATTCCTTGGAGCAGGACTGCTGCTAGTTTTGATCGGCTATCAATTGATTCGGGCGGGTGAAGTATCTTCGCTTTAA